From Alienimonas californiensis, a single genomic window includes:
- a CDS encoding DUF1501 domain-containing protein: MSLTRRSLLTSAVAATAAAALPRVRVVGEEKAAAALRDGTAEHCVVLWLGGGASQIDTFDPKTLGDPKERKAGSAYPSIPTAIPGAEFCEHLPMLADRADRLAVVRSTNHDVIDEHARAVNRMHTGRNTTGTVVYPSIGSVIAYERGAVNDKVPAYVLIGMPSVSRGPGFLGPTANFVYLTDTSRGPSGLTVPGSLSSERRARRERLLGRVREDALARTPEGADAIRAYDETIAEALRLAGPEFARIFDASDEPADLRNAYGSEFGQRCLLARRLIQNGVRFVEVSHNIAFTNGTGWDTHNEGQEKQHLLIRELDAALATLTDDLESHGLLDKTLIVVASEFGRPAGFDSGGGRGHHGGSFTTVLAGGGLNLGKAIGETDELGMSVVADPVGVPDLHATIYHAMGIDPHTELYAGERPVPATDGGHAIRELFV; encoded by the coding sequence ATGTCGCTGACCCGCCGTTCGCTGCTGACTTCCGCCGTTGCCGCGACCGCCGCCGCGGCCCTGCCCCGGGTGCGGGTGGTGGGCGAGGAGAAGGCCGCCGCCGCCCTGCGGGACGGCACGGCGGAGCATTGCGTGGTGCTCTGGCTGGGCGGCGGGGCCAGTCAGATCGACACCTTCGACCCGAAGACGCTGGGCGACCCGAAGGAGCGGAAGGCCGGTTCGGCCTACCCCTCCATCCCCACGGCGATCCCGGGGGCGGAGTTCTGCGAGCACCTGCCGATGCTCGCCGACCGGGCGGACCGGCTGGCCGTGGTGCGGTCGACGAATCACGACGTGATCGACGAGCACGCCCGGGCCGTCAACCGCATGCACACCGGCCGGAACACGACCGGGACGGTGGTGTACCCCTCGATCGGCAGCGTGATCGCCTACGAACGCGGCGCGGTGAACGACAAGGTGCCGGCCTACGTGCTGATCGGCATGCCGTCCGTCAGCCGCGGGCCCGGCTTCCTGGGGCCGACCGCGAACTTCGTCTACCTGACCGACACCAGTCGCGGCCCCTCCGGCCTGACGGTGCCCGGCAGCCTGTCGTCGGAACGTCGCGCCCGCCGGGAACGGCTGCTCGGCCGCGTGCGGGAGGACGCCCTCGCCCGCACCCCGGAGGGCGCCGACGCCATCCGGGCCTACGACGAAACGATCGCCGAGGCCCTGCGGCTGGCCGGGCCGGAGTTCGCCCGGATCTTCGACGCCTCCGACGAGCCCGCCGACCTGCGGAACGCCTACGGCTCCGAGTTCGGCCAGCGCTGTCTGCTGGCCCGCCGCCTGATCCAGAACGGCGTGCGGTTCGTGGAGGTCTCCCACAACATTGCCTTCACCAACGGCACCGGCTGGGATACCCACAACGAGGGCCAGGAGAAGCAACACCTGCTCATCCGGGAACTCGACGCCGCCCTGGCGACGCTGACGGACGACCTCGAATCGCACGGCCTGCTGGACAAGACGCTGATCGTCGTCGCCTCCGAGTTCGGGCGCCCCGCCGGTTTCGATTCCGGCGGCGGCCGCGGCCACCACGGCGGGAGCTTCACCACCGTCCTCGCCGGCGGCGGCCTGAACCTCGGCAAGGCGATCGGCGAAACGGACGAACTCGGAATGTCGGTCGTCGCCGATCCCGTCGGCGTCCCGGACCTGCACGCCACGATTTATCACGCCATGGGCATCGACCCGCACACAGAGTTGTACGCCGGCGAGCGCCCCGTCCCCGCGACCGACGGCGGCCA